In the Methylophilus sp. 5 genome, one interval contains:
- a CDS encoding nucleotide-binding protein, which produces MKPKLFIGSSREGLDIANAIHANLTRDAECTVWSNGVFQISGTTIYSLINALRSSDFGIFVFSPDDLNIMRGQQNPVVRDNVIFELGLFIGRLGVERCFFITPDHVADLRLPTDLMGILPGQYEANRHDKNWLAATNPVCMQIRAKLMELKSFQDAAVATSVSKPQPPVNATTIDTPPAESHTADQQLTLEPHGKAYALTGNTHKHKEEIKQAGASWNKGLKKWIIRGSDKSKFEHLIAAINGTQVNSTAAN; this is translated from the coding sequence ATGAAACCCAAACTGTTTATTGGCTCTTCGCGCGAGGGGCTGGATATTGCCAATGCCATACATGCCAATTTGACGCGCGATGCTGAATGCACGGTATGGAGCAACGGCGTGTTTCAAATCTCAGGCACCACTATTTACAGTCTGATTAATGCACTACGCAGCTCAGACTTTGGCATATTTGTGTTTAGCCCCGACGACCTCAATATTATGCGTGGCCAGCAGAATCCGGTGGTACGCGACAATGTGATTTTTGAGTTAGGCTTGTTTATTGGCCGCCTCGGTGTTGAGCGGTGTTTTTTTATCACACCAGATCACGTGGCGGACTTAAGGCTACCCACTGACCTGATGGGCATACTACCGGGGCAATATGAAGCCAACCGGCATGACAAAAACTGGCTGGCAGCCACCAACCCGGTGTGCATGCAAATCCGCGCCAAGCTGATGGAGCTTAAATCGTTTCAGGATGCTGCCGTTGCCACCTCAGTGAGTAAACCACAGCCGCCGGTCAATGCCACAACCATTGATACGCCACCAGCTGAGTCCCACACAGCAGACCAACAACTCACGCTGGAACCACACGGTAAGGCGTATGCATTGACGGGGAATACGCACAAACATAAAGAAGAAATTAAACAGGCCGGTGCCAGCTGGAACAAAGGCTTAAAAAAATGGATCATTCGTGGCAGTGACAAATCCAAATTTGAACACCTGATTGCAGCGATCAATGGCACACAGGTCAACAGCACTGCTGCCAATTAA
- a CDS encoding aminoacyl-tRNA deacylase, whose product MATPIHSPVTALLTQHQIAFQVIEIPLSDDKKPIRSLEELLSAQGLDPQSVVRSVVFKGEHSGFSLLAVAGGGRADWALLRAHLNERKCRMAEYDEVPEATGYVVGAVPPIALPDSLRVLVDSSVARYEAVVIGSGVLGYALALRTADLWPLLNGKAQGSFIKE is encoded by the coding sequence ATTGCTTTTCAAGTCATTGAAATCCCCTTGAGTGATGACAAAAAACCTATCCGTAGCCTGGAAGAGTTACTGTCTGCGCAAGGGCTGGATCCACAATCGGTGGTGCGTAGTGTAGTGTTTAAAGGTGAGCATAGTGGCTTTAGCTTGTTGGCTGTTGCGGGGGGGGGGCGTGCCGATTGGGCCTTGTTGCGCGCGCATTTGAATGAGCGCAAATGCCGCATGGCAGAATATGACGAAGTGCCTGAGGCGACCGGCTATGTGGTGGGTGCCGTGCCGCCGATTGCATTGCCTGACAGCCTGCGGGTGTTGGTTGATAGCAGCGTCGCGCGTTATGAGGCTGTGGTCATTGGCAGTGGCGTATTGGGTTATGCATTGGCGCTACGCACGGCTGATTTATGGCCCTTACTTAATGGCAAAGCACAGGGCAGCTTTATCAAAGAGTAA